A region of Subtercola boreus DNA encodes the following proteins:
- a CDS encoding carbohydrate ABC transporter permease: MLFPIYWMINVSLTKTADMRKSPPNWFPFDPTFSGYQAVLSQQLPYLGTSLVIGLGTVVLTLVLAAPAGYALAKLRPRGGGAVSFVFLIAQMIPGIIMAMGFYAIYLNLGILNSIPGLILADSTIAVPFGVLLFTAFMSAIPDELMSAAKIDGASYWRTFRSVVLPISRNSVVTVSLFAFLWAWSDFIFASTLDGGGKIQPITLGIYKYIGNNNQEWNSIMATAVVASIPAAVLLIVAQRYVAAGVTAGAVKD; this comes from the coding sequence ATGCTCTTCCCGATCTACTGGATGATCAACGTCTCCCTGACGAAGACCGCCGACATGCGGAAGAGCCCGCCCAACTGGTTCCCCTTCGACCCGACCTTCTCGGGCTACCAGGCCGTGCTCTCGCAGCAGCTGCCCTACCTCGGCACCAGTCTCGTCATCGGCCTCGGAACGGTCGTGCTCACGCTCGTGCTGGCGGCCCCGGCCGGCTACGCGCTGGCGAAGCTCCGTCCGCGCGGCGGTGGAGCGGTCAGCTTCGTCTTCCTGATCGCGCAGATGATCCCCGGCATCATCATGGCAATGGGGTTCTATGCGATCTACCTGAACCTCGGCATCCTGAACTCGATTCCCGGGCTGATCCTGGCCGACTCGACGATCGCGGTTCCGTTCGGGGTGCTGCTGTTCACGGCGTTCATGTCGGCGATCCCCGATGAGCTGATGTCGGCTGCGAAGATCGACGGCGCATCGTACTGGCGCACGTTCCGCTCGGTGGTGCTGCCGATCAGCCGCAACTCTGTCGTGACGGTGTCGCTGTTCGCGTTCCTCTGGGCCTGGTCGGACTTCATCTTCGCGTCCACGCTCGACGGGGGCGGCAAGATCCAGCCGATCACGCTCGGCATCTACAAGTACATCGGCAACAACAACCAGGAGTGGAACTCGATCATGGCCACAGCCGTGGTCGCGTCGATCCCTGCGGCCGTGCTGCTCATCGTCGCCCAGCGCTACGTCGCCGCCGGCGTGACAGCAGGGGCGGTCAAGGACTGA
- a CDS encoding glycoside hydrolase family 31 protein gives MVRFLNLGRALEVRHRHEVLLIEAWGADSARVRAALYRLPGESAGALAEVAPDVSPAVTITTAPTRATLVNGALTVTVAFDEAEPYPEPHLTFSDTATGRELLAESREHFWMPGARVFLGNNSGAAEVHQQFRAYDDEKLFGLGQRTHGRLDIKGLSLDLVQRNAEVNIPFVLSSRGYALLWNVPAVGRVDFASNATRWQAGQAREIDYWITAAPTPADQLARYADATGHSPDLPEWASGFWQSKLRYRTQSELLGVAREHTSRGLPLSVIVADFFHWSAMGDYRFDENEWPDVPSMVAELRSLGVELMVSIWPTISPLSENFADYRDQGLLVGADQGVEFLQTIQDKGMQTPMPVGFYDPTNPETRDYVWGLVAKNYLAHGIRVFWLDASEPELNPAHPANMRLYAGPGAEVANIYPRDNARLFAEGMAAAGEQPTVLLCRSAWAGSQKYGAAVWSGDIPATWLSLAQQVRAGLAIAVSGIPWWTTDIGGFHGGDASDPAYRELVIRWFQYGVFCPLFRLHGDREPRTPTGHEMTGGPNELWSFGEDALPILTGVLELRERLRPYIHDQMRLAAETGLPPMRPLFVDYPSDRAAWMIEDQFLFGPDILVAPVTEAGQRSRPVYLPGTGRWIDANSGAVFAGGQTVVVDAPLEHIPVFLREEAQVSLVP, from the coding sequence ATGGTCAGGTTCCTGAATCTCGGCCGCGCCCTCGAAGTGCGTCACCGGCACGAGGTGCTCCTCATCGAGGCGTGGGGTGCAGACAGCGCCCGCGTGCGAGCGGCCCTCTACCGCCTGCCGGGCGAAAGTGCAGGGGCGCTGGCCGAGGTGGCTCCGGATGTCTCGCCCGCCGTCACCATCACCACGGCCCCCACTCGCGCCACCCTCGTCAACGGCGCCCTCACCGTCACGGTCGCCTTCGATGAGGCCGAACCCTACCCCGAGCCGCACCTCACCTTCTCCGACACCGCCACCGGCCGGGAACTGCTCGCCGAGAGCCGCGAACACTTCTGGATGCCCGGGGCACGCGTCTTCCTCGGCAACAACTCGGGCGCCGCAGAGGTGCACCAGCAGTTCCGCGCCTACGACGACGAGAAACTCTTCGGACTCGGCCAGCGCACCCACGGCCGCCTCGACATCAAGGGGCTCTCGCTCGACCTCGTGCAACGGAATGCTGAGGTGAACATCCCGTTCGTGCTCTCCTCCCGCGGTTATGCCCTGCTCTGGAACGTGCCCGCGGTCGGTCGCGTCGACTTCGCTTCCAACGCGACGCGCTGGCAGGCCGGCCAGGCCCGGGAGATCGACTACTGGATCACCGCCGCCCCGACCCCCGCCGACCAGCTCGCGCGCTACGCCGACGCGACCGGCCACTCGCCCGACCTCCCCGAGTGGGCGAGCGGGTTCTGGCAGTCCAAGCTCCGCTACCGCACTCAGAGCGAGCTGCTGGGCGTCGCCCGCGAACACACGAGCCGCGGCCTTCCGCTCTCGGTGATCGTCGCCGACTTCTTCCACTGGTCGGCGATGGGCGACTACCGCTTCGACGAGAACGAGTGGCCCGACGTGCCCAGCATGGTCGCCGAGCTCCGCTCGCTCGGCGTCGAGCTCATGGTCTCCATCTGGCCGACCATCTCCCCGCTCTCCGAGAACTTCGCCGACTACCGCGATCAAGGCCTGCTCGTCGGCGCCGACCAGGGGGTCGAGTTCCTGCAGACCATCCAGGACAAGGGCATGCAGACCCCGATGCCCGTCGGCTTCTACGATCCGACCAATCCCGAGACCCGCGACTACGTCTGGGGCCTGGTGGCGAAGAACTACCTCGCCCACGGCATCCGGGTCTTCTGGCTCGACGCCTCGGAACCCGAACTGAACCCCGCGCACCCGGCGAACATGCGCCTCTATGCCGGTCCCGGGGCGGAGGTCGCCAACATCTACCCGCGGGACAACGCCCGGCTCTTCGCCGAGGGGATGGCGGCCGCCGGCGAGCAGCCGACCGTGCTGCTCTGCCGTTCCGCGTGGGCAGGATCCCAGAAGTACGGTGCCGCCGTCTGGTCGGGCGACATCCCGGCCACCTGGCTCTCGCTGGCACAGCAGGTGCGGGCGGGCCTTGCCATCGCGGTCTCGGGCATCCCGTGGTGGACCACCGACATCGGCGGATTCCACGGCGGCGACGCCTCCGACCCCGCATACCGGGAGCTGGTCATCCGGTGGTTCCAGTACGGAGTGTTCTGCCCGCTGTTCCGGCTGCACGGCGACCGCGAACCACGCACGCCGACGGGTCACGAGATGACCGGCGGCCCCAACGAGCTCTGGTCGTTCGGCGAGGATGCGTTGCCGATCCTCACGGGCGTGCTGGAGTTGCGTGAACGGCTCCGCCCGTACATCCACGACCAGATGCGGCTCGCCGCCGAAACGGGGCTGCCCCCGATGCGGCCGCTGTTCGTCGACTACCCGTCCGATCGGGCGGCGTGGATGATCGAGGACCAGTTCCTCTTCGGCCCCGACATCCTCGTCGCCCCCGTCACCGAAGCAGGCCAGCGTTCCCGCCCGGTCTACCTGCCGGGAACCGGGCGCTGGATCGATGCCAACTCGGGTGCGGTCTTCGCTGGCGGCCAGACGGTTGTCGTCGATGCGCCCCTCGAACACATTCCCGTTTTCCTCCGAGAAGAAGCACAGGTGTCCCTTGTCCCATGA
- a CDS encoding glycoside hydrolase family 127 protein: protein MRPSNTFPFSSEKKHRCPLSHDVAVTVPAPTAVASATALRGGPVAPSRSRLRPLGPDEISIDGGFWGERQALNADVILAHCETWMERIGWSANFDRVVDGTVGRAHSGIEFVDSEIYKLLEAMAWELARRPSPALDARYRALVARVAAAQEPDGYLHTSFGHPGQPARYSNLEWGHELYCFGHLFQAAVARLRGGHDDELVDVARRLADHVYREFGPDGRSAICGHPEIEVALAELSRALDEPRYLELARLFIERRGNGLLATTVLFGHEYFQDDVPVRDATVLRGHAVRALYLASGALDVATETGDRALADAVALQWRNTVSRRTYITGGMGSHHQDEAFGDDYELPADRAYSETCAGIGSVMLSWRLLLETGDTAYADLIERTLLNNVLASPREDGRAFFYTNPLQQRTAGASPPEDVLSERAEASLRAPWFEVSCCPTNVARTLASVALYFATADAIGVQLHQYGDASIRTTLPDGRVLALQVRTGYPFAGDVSVTVLEPVTAAITLRVPAWAQDAATLTVAGATTRTAGGSVVVARTFAAGEVFTLHLPMEPRIVHPHPRIDAVRGTVAVERGPLVLALESPDLPDLSAGTSGGPASTEHAELDLTRPLRSTPTGATASIALRADEDADARPWPYAAAAAAGSPAPDRAAEVALTPYFAWANRGPSTMRVWLPVAPTT, encoded by the coding sequence ATGCGCCCCTCGAACACATTCCCGTTTTCCTCCGAGAAGAAGCACAGGTGTCCCTTGTCCCATGATGTCGCGGTCACCGTGCCCGCCCCGACAGCCGTCGCGTCGGCGACGGCCCTGCGCGGTGGACCCGTCGCGCCTTCCCGCTCCCGCCTCCGCCCGCTCGGCCCCGACGAGATCAGCATCGACGGCGGATTCTGGGGCGAGCGCCAGGCCTTGAACGCCGACGTCATCCTCGCCCACTGCGAGACCTGGATGGAACGCATCGGCTGGAGCGCCAACTTCGACCGCGTCGTCGACGGCACCGTCGGGCGAGCCCATTCCGGTATCGAATTCGTCGACTCGGAGATCTACAAGCTGCTCGAAGCGATGGCCTGGGAGCTGGCCCGTCGCCCATCGCCGGCTCTGGATGCCCGCTACCGCGCCCTCGTCGCGCGGGTCGCTGCGGCGCAGGAGCCCGACGGCTACCTCCACACCAGCTTCGGGCATCCCGGGCAGCCCGCCCGCTACTCGAACCTCGAGTGGGGCCACGAACTCTACTGCTTCGGCCACCTGTTCCAGGCGGCCGTCGCCCGGCTTCGAGGCGGACACGACGACGAACTCGTCGACGTCGCACGGCGGCTCGCCGACCACGTGTACCGCGAATTCGGCCCCGACGGGCGCTCGGCGATCTGCGGGCATCCGGAGATCGAGGTCGCGCTCGCCGAACTCTCGCGAGCGCTCGACGAGCCGCGCTACCTCGAACTCGCCCGCCTCTTCATCGAGCGCCGCGGCAACGGCCTGCTCGCCACCACCGTCCTGTTCGGGCACGAATACTTCCAGGACGACGTGCCCGTGCGCGATGCGACGGTGCTGCGCGGCCACGCCGTGCGCGCCCTCTACCTCGCGAGTGGGGCACTAGACGTCGCCACCGAGACGGGCGACCGTGCCCTCGCCGACGCCGTCGCGCTGCAGTGGAGGAACACCGTCTCGCGGCGCACGTACATCACGGGAGGCATGGGATCCCATCACCAGGACGAGGCGTTCGGCGACGACTACGAACTGCCCGCCGACCGGGCCTACTCGGAGACCTGCGCCGGCATCGGATCGGTCATGCTCAGCTGGCGACTGCTCCTCGAAACCGGGGACACGGCCTATGCCGACCTGATCGAGCGCACCCTGCTCAACAATGTTCTCGCCTCCCCGCGCGAAGACGGCCGCGCCTTCTTCTACACCAACCCCCTGCAGCAGCGCACCGCCGGCGCCTCGCCCCCCGAAGACGTCCTCAGCGAGCGGGCCGAGGCGAGCCTCCGCGCACCCTGGTTCGAGGTCTCGTGCTGCCCCACGAACGTGGCGCGCACCCTCGCGAGCGTGGCGCTGTACTTCGCGACCGCCGACGCCATCGGGGTGCAGCTGCACCAGTACGGGGACGCGAGCATCCGAACGACCCTCCCCGACGGGCGCGTGCTCGCCCTGCAGGTGCGCACCGGCTACCCCTTCGCCGGCGACGTCTCGGTGACCGTGCTCGAGCCTGTCACGGCAGCCATCACTCTGCGCGTCCCGGCCTGGGCCCAGGATGCCGCGACCCTGACGGTCGCGGGTGCCACCACACGCACCGCCGGCGGCTCGGTCGTCGTCGCACGCACCTTCGCGGCCGGTGAGGTGTTCACCCTCCACCTCCCGATGGAGCCCCGGATCGTGCATCCGCACCCCCGCATCGACGCCGTGCGCGGAACCGTCGCCGTCGAACGCGGACCCCTGGTGCTGGCCCTCGAGTCGCCCGACCTGCCCGACCTGTCCGCCGGGACCTCCGGCGGCCCGGCGAGCACCGAGCACGCCGAACTCGACCTCACTCGGCCCCTCCGCTCGACCCCGACCGGTGCGACTGCCTCCATCGCCCTCCGCGCCGACGAGGATGCCGACGCGCGGCCCTGGCCGTACGCCGCCGCGGCCGCCGCCGGCTCTCCCGCTCCGGATCGGGCGGCCGAGGTAGCCCTCACCCCCTACTTCGCGTGGGCGAATCGCGGCCCGTCCACCATGCGCGTCTGGCTCCCCGTCGCCCCGACCACCTGA
- a CDS encoding NAD(P)-dependent oxidoreductase encodes MTSSIEPKTFLVFGATGQTGQHFTSLALQAGHRVRALARTPSKLSSEHPNLDVRKGSVSDANSGVDLDDLVGGTDVVVSMLGDVEMQRERKVNTEFVQRLVPAMRRNGVKRFLYQAGGLSKAPGRPLSPALWAIRKTIARGYDGQHRDNEAVMEYLTDEAPDIEWMVHRAGIGSNGESKGVLERSTRRPSIGTFADCAAYNLRTVMDAAAIHTCDFSMYRKA; translated from the coding sequence ATGACTTCCTCCATAGAGCCGAAGACCTTCCTTGTTTTCGGCGCCACCGGGCAGACCGGCCAGCACTTCACCTCGCTCGCCCTGCAGGCCGGGCACAGGGTGCGGGCGCTCGCCCGCACTCCTTCCAAGCTCAGCTCCGAGCATCCGAATCTCGACGTACGCAAGGGATCGGTGAGCGACGCGAACAGTGGCGTCGACCTCGACGACCTCGTTGGCGGCACCGATGTTGTGGTGTCGATGCTCGGCGACGTCGAGATGCAGAGAGAACGCAAGGTCAACACCGAATTCGTGCAGCGCCTGGTGCCCGCGATGCGCAGGAACGGCGTGAAGCGCTTCCTCTATCAGGCGGGTGGGCTGAGCAAAGCCCCGGGCCGGCCACTGTCACCGGCTCTCTGGGCGATCAGGAAGACCATCGCTCGCGGATACGACGGCCAACACCGGGACAACGAAGCCGTGATGGAGTACCTGACAGACGAGGCACCCGACATCGAATGGATGGTGCACCGAGCCGGCATCGGATCGAATGGCGAATCGAAGGGCGTTCTCGAACGATCGACCCGCCGCCCGAGCATCGGCACCTTCGCGGACTGCGCCGCCTACAACCTGCGCACCGTCATGGATGCCGCGGCCATCCACACCTGCGATTTCAGCATGTACCGGAAGGCCTGA
- a CDS encoding TetR/AcrR family transcriptional regulator — MTSRPFHHGNLRAVLLEQAEKVLRESGVDGLSLRELARQAGVSHGAPRSHFIDKQALLDALAEQGFNRLTEQVAVAIATPGAFEERFRRVGRAYVDFGVDDAALMELMFAAKTNHPTPALEAAAAHLFDTLNGAMPAGPAEPGAPAVPGDSPSELRTRFKLLFAATMQGTATLITSSRITRAQGDTVIADAAAALLSSDLGTSILHPSSRPR; from the coding sequence ATGACGTCGCGGCCCTTCCATCACGGAAACCTGCGCGCCGTGCTGCTCGAGCAGGCCGAAAAGGTACTGCGCGAGAGCGGAGTCGACGGCCTCTCGCTGCGGGAGCTCGCCCGCCAGGCCGGCGTGAGCCACGGCGCTCCTCGCAGCCACTTCATCGACAAGCAAGCCCTGCTCGACGCCCTCGCCGAGCAGGGCTTCAACCGGCTGACCGAGCAGGTCGCCGTGGCGATCGCGACCCCGGGCGCGTTCGAGGAGCGTTTCCGCCGCGTCGGCCGTGCCTACGTCGACTTCGGCGTCGACGATGCAGCCCTCATGGAGCTCATGTTCGCGGCGAAGACGAACCACCCCACCCCGGCGCTCGAGGCCGCGGCCGCGCACCTCTTCGACACCCTCAATGGTGCGATGCCAGCCGGCCCTGCCGAGCCTGGCGCGCCTGCCGTCCCCGGCGACTCGCCCTCAGAGCTCCGCACCCGCTTCAAGCTCCTCTTTGCCGCAACCATGCAGGGCACTGCCACCCTCATCACCTCCAGCCGCATCACCCGCGCCCAGGGCGACACCGTCATCGCCGACGCGGCCGCCGCCCTTCTCTCCTCAGATCTCGGCACCAGCATCCTGCACCCCTCCAGCCGCCCCCGCTGA
- a CDS encoding PIN domain-containing protein → MPHRVFLDSNVLASRTVRDWILLCRLRTGDMFQLHTSLDVLAETIRVARRQHPRADGGVISEIDRKIRAVLDEIIEDFPGDVDFVGSDEHDQHVNAAATHARSDILVTDNVRDFGEAKLLPYDVYSADAFLCLVDDGNSAAVRGVIREQGSYWQACEREGRATKGLEEALRRAGCPDFADRVREHRCEPLGAQA, encoded by the coding sequence GTGCCTCATCGCGTCTTCCTCGACTCCAACGTGCTGGCCAGTCGCACGGTGCGCGATTGGATCCTGCTGTGCCGATTGCGCACTGGCGACATGTTCCAGTTGCACACCTCGCTCGACGTGCTCGCCGAAACCATTCGTGTGGCACGCAGGCAACATCCGCGGGCTGACGGCGGCGTGATCTCGGAGATCGACCGCAAGATCCGGGCGGTTCTCGACGAGATCATCGAGGACTTCCCCGGGGATGTCGACTTCGTCGGAAGCGATGAGCACGATCAGCACGTGAACGCCGCGGCGACACACGCACGCTCCGACATCCTCGTCACCGACAATGTCCGCGACTTCGGTGAGGCAAAGCTCCTGCCGTACGACGTTTACTCCGCCGACGCGTTTCTCTGCCTCGTCGATGACGGAAATTCTGCTGCCGTCCGTGGTGTGATCCGCGAGCAGGGGTCGTACTGGCAGGCATGCGAGAGAGAAGGGCGGGCGACGAAGGGGCTGGAGGAAGCCCTTCGGCGAGCGGGCTGCCCTGACTTCGCCGACCGCGTTCGAGAACACCGCTGTGAGCCACTTGGCGCGCAAGCGTGA
- a CDS encoding helix-turn-helix domain-containing protein has protein sequence MSSTLMSNGTLLVDDGLRRDAGDFVESAQDRTVVGLSATLSDGSVVALPASLATFVSQVLRGLTHGPVSVTAIPTELTSTSAAELLAVSRPTLMKWVKEGTLSSRMVGSHHRFDTREVMARAQARRAAREEAFADLRALEEALDD, from the coding sequence GTGAGTTCGACCCTCATGTCCAACGGCACCCTGTTGGTCGATGATGGACTGCGCAGAGATGCGGGAGACTTCGTCGAAAGCGCCCAGGACCGTACCGTTGTCGGGCTTTCAGCCACGCTCAGCGACGGCAGCGTCGTGGCACTTCCCGCCAGCCTCGCTACGTTCGTCAGTCAGGTTCTGCGGGGGCTCACTCACGGACCAGTGAGCGTGACCGCTATTCCCACCGAGCTCACATCGACTTCCGCCGCCGAGCTCCTCGCCGTATCCCGACCGACTCTGATGAAGTGGGTGAAGGAGGGAACGCTGAGTTCACGCATGGTCGGCTCGCACCATCGCTTCGATACTCGTGAGGTGATGGCCCGCGCGCAGGCTCGTCGGGCGGCCCGCGAGGAAGCGTTCGCCGACCTCCGCGCACTGGAGGAAGCATTAGACGACTGA
- a CDS encoding SDR family oxidoreductase — MTDTPTTGRQALVVGATGIAGQSVARQLVDLGWSTYGLSRGGAELTPGVIPVAADLLDPASLAAAVAGLAPELVIITAWMKKDTEAENIEVNSATVRNILAALSPAGSVRHVALVTGLKHYLGPFDNYATGVMADTPFNEDEPRLSSPNFYYNQEDEVFTAAERMGFTWSIHRAHTVFGYAVGNAMNMVLTLSVYATLCRELGLPFIFPGSATQWNGVTDVTDADLLAEQLIWAGTTPSAANEAFNIANGDVFRWRWMWPRIAELFGVEPVGFDGEPRPLDGRMAGMEEAWAAIALREGLAEPDITRLASWWHTDSDLGRNIEAFTSMNKSRDAGFPNYRTTFASFADKVARYREARIIP; from the coding sequence GTGACTGACACCCCCACCACCGGCAGGCAGGCGCTCGTCGTCGGCGCCACCGGTATCGCCGGCCAGAGCGTCGCCCGCCAGCTGGTCGACCTCGGCTGGAGCACCTACGGCCTCTCCCGCGGGGGCGCCGAACTCACGCCCGGGGTCATCCCCGTTGCCGCCGACCTGCTCGATCCCGCCTCCCTCGCCGCCGCCGTCGCCGGGCTGGCCCCCGAACTCGTGATCATCACCGCGTGGATGAAGAAGGACACCGAAGCCGAGAACATCGAGGTGAACTCGGCGACGGTGCGCAACATCCTCGCCGCCCTGTCGCCTGCGGGATCTGTGCGCCACGTCGCCCTCGTCACCGGGCTCAAGCACTACCTCGGCCCGTTCGACAACTACGCCACCGGAGTGATGGCCGACACCCCCTTCAACGAGGACGAGCCGCGCCTGTCGTCGCCGAACTTCTACTACAACCAGGAAGACGAGGTGTTCACCGCCGCGGAGCGCATGGGGTTCACCTGGAGCATCCACCGGGCCCACACCGTCTTCGGCTACGCCGTCGGCAACGCGATGAACATGGTGCTCACACTCTCGGTGTACGCCACGCTCTGCCGCGAACTCGGGCTGCCGTTCATCTTCCCCGGCTCTGCCACGCAGTGGAACGGCGTCACGGATGTCACGGACGCCGACCTGCTCGCCGAGCAGCTCATCTGGGCCGGCACCACGCCCTCGGCTGCGAATGAGGCCTTCAACATCGCCAACGGCGACGTGTTCCGCTGGCGCTGGATGTGGCCGCGCATCGCCGAACTCTTCGGCGTGGAACCTGTCGGCTTCGACGGCGAACCCCGCCCGCTCGACGGCCGCATGGCGGGCATGGAGGAAGCCTGGGCCGCCATCGCTCTCCGCGAGGGCCTGGCCGAACCGGACATCACCCGCCTCGCCTCGTGGTGGCACACCGACAGCGACCTCGGCCGCAACATCGAGGCCTTCACGAGCATGAACAAGAGCCGCGACGCGGGCTTCCCGAACTACCGCACCACCTTCGCCAGCTTCGCCGACAAGGTCGCCCGCTACCGCGAGGCCCGCATCATCCCGTGA
- a CDS encoding ABC transporter permease: MERQVSGLKRPSRRASKGLITVGVALVILLVASAVLAPSSLSQGAVLGMLPFASVLAVVGLGQMLVVQQGGIDLSVPGAVSLAIVIVSRIPNGDNALLVPAILLAFGFAAAAGLLNGFLVGRLGLNAIIATLGTNALLFAAVLGISGGSPTTTTRLLQSVAGGLSLGIPNSVFFAAAVAVIVIVLVKKTVAGRRFEAIGANPIAARATGLRVRVHQTAAYVWGQMLYCIAGILLAGITAQPTAFQGNTYLIPAVAVVVLGGTSLLGGRGFPLATVVAAVFLSQLDQFNLAVGVPYAVRTLVQAAALAVGVALYTIDWSRVRARFGSRTRTTKPKPTPSPA; encoded by the coding sequence ATGGAGCGGCAGGTCAGTGGTCTGAAGCGCCCGAGTCGTCGCGCGTCGAAAGGCCTCATCACGGTCGGCGTCGCGCTGGTCATCCTCCTCGTCGCGAGCGCCGTGCTCGCACCGTCGAGCCTCTCACAGGGTGCCGTACTCGGGATGCTCCCGTTCGCTTCGGTGCTCGCCGTGGTGGGCCTCGGCCAGATGCTCGTCGTGCAGCAGGGCGGTATCGACCTGTCGGTGCCCGGCGCCGTCTCGCTGGCGATCGTGATCGTCAGCCGCATCCCGAACGGCGACAACGCGCTGCTGGTACCCGCCATCCTGCTCGCCTTCGGTTTCGCAGCCGCGGCCGGACTGCTGAACGGTTTCCTCGTCGGGCGCCTCGGCCTGAACGCGATCATCGCCACTCTCGGCACCAACGCTCTGCTCTTTGCAGCGGTGCTGGGCATCTCGGGCGGTTCGCCCACGACCACGACCCGGCTGCTCCAGTCCGTCGCCGGTGGGCTCTCGCTCGGCATCCCGAACTCCGTGTTCTTCGCAGCGGCCGTGGCCGTCATCGTCATCGTGCTGGTGAAGAAGACGGTCGCCGGCCGCCGCTTCGAGGCGATCGGTGCGAACCCGATCGCGGCGCGGGCAACGGGCCTCCGGGTGCGGGTGCACCAGACGGCCGCGTATGTCTGGGGGCAGATGCTCTACTGCATCGCGGGCATCCTGCTGGCCGGCATCACGGCCCAGCCCACAGCGTTCCAGGGCAACACCTACCTGATCCCCGCCGTCGCGGTCGTCGTGCTCGGCGGAACCTCACTGCTCGGCGGCCGGGGCTTCCCGCTCGCCACCGTGGTCGCGGCCGTCTTCCTGAGCCAGCTCGACCAGTTCAATCTCGCCGTGGGTGTGCCGTATGCCGTGCGCACACTCGTTCAGGCTGCAGCGCTCGCCGTCGGCGTCGCGCTCTACACAATCGACTGGTCGCGTGTGCGCGCCCGGTTCGGCAGCAGAACCCGAACGACCAAGCCCAAGCCCACCCCCTCGCCAGCCTGA
- a CDS encoding substrate-binding domain-containing protein gives MMIRKRILSLTVALGLSAVALTACSSGAPGADEPVPTGTVAGAPSWCGPKQITLGLLDGFGGNSWRLITTAAGADEVKKCPSVTKYEYADGQGDTQKSISDIQGMVAKGVNALVVFPDAGEAMLPALRSAYQAGVVTVPYRVNPGGKDGVDYDAWIGADFSQDGANWAAWIQKNLPDGGNILFMSGPKGNSQGEDEYNAMTGILDPAKYTFVGETPLEPTNWDPALSQQVLTAAIAKNPKIDVIVSDFGPSLLGALPEFQKSGRSIPALVTTDGNSLGCFYEQNKAANPDFKMMTVATGNDNVRLAVQYAVAKATGGQLPTTTKFEAPMFEDSVSSTPNPVECKTDLPGDIFLSAEMPAADQAALLKK, from the coding sequence ATGATGATTCGCAAGCGGATCCTGTCCCTCACAGTCGCCCTCGGCCTGAGCGCCGTCGCACTCACGGCCTGCAGCAGCGGCGCCCCCGGCGCTGACGAACCCGTGCCCACCGGTACCGTCGCGGGCGCACCCTCCTGGTGCGGCCCCAAGCAGATCACCCTGGGCCTGCTCGACGGTTTCGGCGGCAACAGCTGGCGCCTGATCACCACGGCGGCCGGTGCCGACGAGGTGAAGAAGTGCCCGAGTGTCACGAAGTACGAGTACGCCGACGGCCAGGGCGACACCCAGAAGTCGATCTCCGACATCCAGGGCATGGTCGCCAAGGGCGTGAACGCGCTGGTCGTGTTCCCGGATGCTGGCGAGGCCATGCTGCCCGCACTGCGGAGCGCCTACCAGGCCGGTGTCGTGACCGTGCCCTACCGCGTGAACCCGGGCGGCAAGGACGGTGTCGACTACGACGCCTGGATCGGCGCCGACTTCAGCCAGGACGGCGCCAACTGGGCCGCCTGGATCCAGAAGAACCTGCCCGACGGCGGCAACATCCTCTTCATGAGCGGGCCGAAGGGCAACAGCCAGGGCGAGGACGAGTACAACGCCATGACCGGCATCCTCGACCCCGCCAAGTACACGTTCGTCGGCGAGACCCCGTTAGAGCCCACCAACTGGGACCCGGCCCTCTCGCAGCAGGTTCTGACGGCGGCGATCGCCAAGAACCCGAAGATCGACGTGATCGTCAGTGACTTCGGCCCGTCTCTCCTGGGGGCTCTGCCCGAGTTCCAGAAGAGCGGTCGCAGCATCCCGGCCCTCGTCACCACCGACGGCAACTCGCTCGGCTGCTTCTACGAGCAGAACAAGGCCGCGAACCCCGACTTCAAGATGATGACGGTCGCGACCGGCAACGACAACGTGCGACTCGCCGTGCAGTACGCGGTGGCGAAGGCCACGGGCGGCCAGCTGCCGACCACCACGAAGTTCGAGGCCCCGATGTTCGAGGATTCGGTGTCGAGCACCCCCAACCCGGTCGAGTGCAAGACCGACCTGCCGGGCGACATCTTCCTCTCGGCCGAGATGCCCGCTGCCGACCAGGCCGCACTCCTGAAGAAGTAG